From the genome of Triticum aestivum cultivar Chinese Spring chromosome 1A, IWGSC CS RefSeq v2.1, whole genome shotgun sequence:
AAGGGGTGGGGTGGTAGAGGTTGGAGCTCAAGCTCCTCCAAATAGGTGGACGAATTAGTTTGTTATGGCGTGATATAAAAGAGTTGTGGTAGCTTACCTGGCGTAGTTCACCAATTTTATCTGGATCTTCAACTGACAATAGGTTCATCGTGCTCTCAAAAATATCCATATTGTTAGCTTCTCCATAGCTTGAGACAGCACTATCGGGCATGTCCGTATCACCCATATCACAATCCGATGCATCTTGAGGTGATATTTCAGGCATTTCAGTAACTTTGCCTTTTCCATGTGAGCAATTAGAGCTCTGTGCGCCGTTGACCTGTGTGTTGACTTTAAGGAGAAGCCCCTTACTCTTCTTGGCCATTGCTTTCTTGAGATCTGATCTCAGACTACAGACTCTGTCTTGAACAGACTGAATGCTTACAAGAATCTGCTCGACAGCAGCATCGTCTCCATTACCGAGTAGCCAGTCAGCGTCATTATTTCCTTTTGTGCTGTCATCTGCTGAAAGGTCAGAAAAACTTTTGTGAACTCATCTGCTACATATAAAACaaatcatttttatttatttccAGCAAACAGAGCACTGATTACAATATGTATGGTTTCTTGTTAACCTGACCTTGACATGCAATTATGAGTATAACTTTTACTAGTTGAGTCATCATATCTAGAGTGCTACTATTATCATAAGCAGGAAATGAGTTTCTTCCTCTATACAAGATGCAACCAACAGTGTCTTTGTGATCTATAAGTATGCAACACATTATTTCTGGACAAAAGCACTAGGAAAACGAATTCAGAAAGTAGAACAATACAATCACTAGCATTTTAGGTGTTCGAAAGATCATATTTGTTTTCAAATCATGAAGCAATTGCCAGTGTTACCTAAGTTTCCATTGTCGTCGATAGAATGGCCATCACCttccgttttctctttttctgcaGGACGATTGTAATGAGATCTCACTAGGACAGATTGTAATAAATTGTGTGAAGTAGAACACAATGGTTACCATAATAAGACAATATGGTGTGGGTTGCGATGTATGAGGGAGCATTGATTTTCTCCTcatttctcttcctcttcttcctcttcatagTCTTCCTGCAGCAATGAGAAGAGAAGGGCACTGATCTTGACGAGGAACAGTCCAACTCAATCATTTTTGTCTGCAACTCTTTCTCATGTTTAAGTACTGCAAGCTCCCTGTCATATCTGGATACTTGAGATTGCAAGTCTTTCATCCGCAGCTCTAACCATTGGCATCTCCACATTAATGGGCTGATATAGCTTCTCCAATGATCGGTCACTTTTTTCTTTCTGCAATGGATGATAAGTTGCGTTAAATACTCAAATATGCTTTGCGCGGTTGCGCCACATGTTAATAGAAAGACCACTGAGATAACACCACAGATAGGAATCCAAGAAATCAGGCATTGCTACAAAACTAGAAACATACACACAACTGAATGGCATATTATACATCTAAAGTACAGGCATCATCAAACTTGCAAGGGCCTTATCTTGATGGAGAAGGGTTTGGGAAAGGCATCAGCTTTAATCAATTTACTTGCTTAAAAAAATATCACAAACTAGAGCCAGCATGTGCGTTGGACAGAAGAGTAAACATTTTACTTGTGATATTGTTAAGTCCCACTTTCAGGAATCAATTACATCAGACCGAAGACATGCTTCTTTATCA
Proteins encoded in this window:
- the LOC123053125 gene encoding uncharacterized protein isoform X1 produces the protein MEDANAVVDWNVDIIGPDGGSGACRKLAKTEDPDATECSSSFGDTLSGSQDDAKPSEISDIEVDSPFCRYPHNGDAAALLDAAAADNLDRLLKKKKVTDHWRSYISPLMWRCQWLELRMKDLQSQVSRYDRELAVLKHEKELQTKMIELDCSSSRSVPFSSHCCRKTMKRKKRKRNEEKINAPSYIATHTILSYYEKEKTEGDGHSIDDNGNLADDSTKGNNDADWLLGNGDDAAVEQILVSIQSVQDRVCSLRSDLKKAMAKKSKGLLLKVNTQVNGAQSSNCSHGKGKVTEMPEISPQDASDCDMGDTDMPDSAVSSYGEANNMDIFESTMNLLSVEDPDKIGELRQTSEDVLIDNQPAEEGYQNFEVISHPCQRLRVSVKREQVPVKRETVAHSEDESVAAPMAVVKEEGGTTRMGLQGILKPCYTGKRNGRRPKILRRGGSSSALSSWRSARTRKKRKS
- the LOC123053125 gene encoding uncharacterized protein isoform X2; this translates as MEDANAVVDWNVDIIGPDGGSGACRKLAKTEDPDATECSSSFGDTLSGSQDDAKPSEISDIEVDSPFCRYPHNGDAAALLDAAAADNLDRLLKKKKVTDHWRSYISPLMWRCQWLELRMKDLQSQVSRYDRELAVLKHEKELQTKMIELDCSSSRSVPFSSHCCRKTMKRKKRKRNEEKINAPSYIATHTILSYYEKEKTEGDGHSIDDNGNLDDSTKGNNDADWLLGNGDDAAVEQILVSIQSVQDRVCSLRSDLKKAMAKKSKGLLLKVNTQVNGAQSSNCSHGKGKVTEMPEISPQDASDCDMGDTDMPDSAVSSYGEANNMDIFESTMNLLSVEDPDKIGELRQTSEDVLIDNQPAEEGYQNFEVISHPCQRLRVSVKREQVPVKRETVAHSEDESVAAPMAVVKEEGGTTRMGLQGILKPCYTGKRNGRRPKILRRGGSSSALSSWRSARTRKKRKS